TATCTGGCCGTTCTTTTGAGCCTGCTCGACGATACTTATGAGATGAGACAAGCCTATCGGCCGCAGCGATGACAGAAACGCCCACTGATCGGGGTAAGGAACGAAGTGTTTGTCGAGGAACAAAGTATTGCCCTGCTTGCGAACTGCACCCTGGAACGGCAGCGCGATGAGGTTACCAAAGCCACCTTTGGGCAGGGTGTCCTGATTAGGGAAGAATCGATCATAGGAATCAAACCCGATCTCCGGTCTGCGCCTCATGGCGTCGGTCATTAAGAATGCTCCGAGTTGACGCGCGAGGCTCGCAGGAACGGGTTCAGCAAAGAATATCCAGACGTGACCTCCATTGCCCGAGCGTGAGCGCTCCAGCCCGGCGGGGACGTTGTGAATGGCGCACGTATCCATAAATGCCAGTGCATCTTCTTGCCATGTTGCCTTATCAAAATCTGCCGCAAGGAACCAGCAGGTTTCATCATTGAGCATTGGATAGATGCCAATGACGAAATGGTATGAGCTATCAGCGCCGTTTCGCTCGTGGCCTGCAACGTGATTGCGAACAACTGCATCGGTGAGAGGAAGAAACTCGCGATGTGGACAGTCCGCGCATTTCACGCGGCGCTTATCACACAGTCCATTTACCCACTCATTATGACAGGCCGGTTGGTAACCTGACTTGCCGGTCTTGGGACTTTCCCATCGGCGGGCATATACATCATCGCGTCCGCGAAAGAGCTTGCGGATGAGAGCGATCTTCTCCTCGGCATGTGAGCTGTTGGTGATTGGCGCATCTGGAAACGATGATATCGAACAAACTCGCTCCTTCTCCAGTGCGACTTGGTCTCGGAGTTCATTCAACTCACGGGTTAACTCGGTACGCTCTGCATCGAGCGCTCCCAGTCGCTGCTCAATCTCAATCATTCTGCTTTCGATATCAGTTATACGGCTGTTCATGCTTGGCCAAATCCGTGTTAGCGAGCCTTTTCACTGTACCCACGGTCCCGGGGCAATCCAGCTTGAAGCGAATGCTTCGCCGGAATGTAGTGCCGTTGCTACTGGAGCAAGAAAGTCTCTCACTACCGATGCGATCTCGCTAAACTCGACCGGCAAATCATCAACCCGAAGTCGTTTTCGAAAAGCCGTCCATTGTACTTGCTTCTCGGAAGCGAACTCTTCGGAAAAAGCCACGATTTCTTCAGTCAATTCCATATTTCGATTGCTGAATGTCCGCCTGATAGCTTCAGAAAGCACTGCACCATCATAATCGAATTGGCGAGACAGCAACCAGATATCGTGGAAGTCCTTCATCCGACTGTTCAACTCGCGCAGCTTTACCATCGCCTCGAACTTCTCTGCGATAGCACTCTCGCGACTGTAGCACAGCAATCGCGGTACCGGAGAATCCAGAATGGTTGGTAGTTCAGAAGTCTCCGGCTTGGGATACACAACATCTCCAAATCCGATATCGATTTGCATGTTAACTCTAGCCGAGTCCAGCAGTCCTTGAAAGCGCACCCGTATTCCTTTATAATCTGCGTCTTCCGTGATTCGCTCAGTCTGAATTGTCCGGGTGTCAAAGATGAGCCCGTCCGGCTCAATGTCTGTTTGAAGCGCATCTTGGAACTGAGCAATGATATCCGATTCGCTGTTACTGGTTCTGCCAAGCATGTCAATATCCATTGTTGGGCGAGTTGCGGGAGAGTTCCAGACGCGCAGCAGCAGAGCACCCTTTAGGACAAACCTGTTCGCATGCTGAGACTGCGATAAGCGATACAGAAAGCGTTCCATCGCGTAATACTGCAGCAGTTCGGCGAATGGCCGGTTATCAGCCTTGGCCTTATTGAGAAGGCGCTGTCGGATTGAAGCGGGAAGATTCTTGATGGGTCTAGTATTCACAGCATTGCCTCGATATAAGGCTTCATAACATTTTCGATCCTGCATATTCTGGCATACTTAAGTAGCTCGCCGATATCGAATGTTTTCCTTGCCTTATAAAGCCTAAGTGCCTCCAGAACGACATCCATTCCGAGCTTGTTTCTGAACCTGAAACAATCCGCCAGCGTTTTCTCCGGACTGTATACCCGCACCACGACATCATCTACTTTATGCTCTTGAATTCCCTGAGTGAGGGTATCGCCAGAGAAGCGATGAACGGTGATGGGCGGATAGTCCAACCGCGGCGTCTCGGCACCTTTTTCGAGTGCAATGGAGACGGTGTGAGGAACCTGCGTTGTAATATCGTGGAAAGCCAGAGCCGAAACAAGACAGATGACTGCCCTGGGAATGCGCGCCGCTACAGTCACAACATCAATGTTCGATACTGGCTGCTGATCTGCCAGCCGATATACGCCGCGCGACATCTGCACCAGTTCGCCAGCGTCACGAAGTTCGTAAAGTGTACGTGGGTGGATGCCTGCCTGAATTGCTTCAGCAGTCCGGATGATCCCGCTTTTCTCTCTTATCAGACGTTTCGCATCTTCTCTTGCGGAAGCGGTTGGGCCACGTTTTTTCATGGATAGAATTACCTACGTTTATTGTTGACTATAGGTATTATTATCCATGTAGCAAGAAAAAGCAAGTGCCTTCTTTCAGTTGCCAGCATAGTTGATATAGATACCCCGATAGATCGAATCCTTGGTTCCACGTTTATCAATATTGCCCTGTTTTAAGTTTAAAACTTAGCAGGGCTGGCATCTGTATCAGTGTCAACAGCTCTGCGGTGTGTGAATTTGTGCTTCCGCCACCGATAGCATAGAAATTATTGCCCGACATCTCTCATGTGTCAGCTGGATGGAGTTTCGTGATCTTCCATTGCACCACCTTAAAGATCGCGCAGCAATATGTCAAGATTATAGGTCGTGTCAATTGTAGTGTGTAAAATCAAGTTTAGGTATTTCCTTCCAGTCTTTGTTTCTCTGATAGAAAAGCCCGTATAAAAGCCTGTAACAGCTTTCTCTGTTTTGAAATCCAGCCCAGCCATATGATCGGCTGCGAATATCTTGGTTTAGCCGTTCAATTGGGTTGTTGGTGCGAATATACTGCCAATGCGATTGTGGGCAAGAGAAAAACGAGAGCAACTTGCCCAGGTCTTTTTCCAGCTCTGCTGCAAATCCGATATATTTATGAGTCCATTTCGCTGCCCAGCAGGAAAAAGCTTTTAAAGCCTGTGATCTATTCCTTGCTCGATACACTTGCCTTAGATCGTTTACACACTCAGCTCGATCATCTTCATCTACAGCATCAGCAAGCCTGGACATCCTGTACGCCCAGCACAACTGGTGATCTACGTCATCACCTAAGACATCATCGACAGCTAGTGTCATCGCCGGTGAAAAATTCTCCAAATATAGCGGTGTAAAAATGTACCACTCGCCTGCGCGCTGTAGCGCTATGGCGCGCAAGCACGTGAGTTAAAGTTGGGCGGAGGAGATGACTCTTCCGCCCGTTGGCTCCGTATGATTGTTAGCAAGCAACCACGGAGTCACGATTATGATATCACGGGAGAATAAAGTGGACATCAATTATTTTAACCGCCAGGGATTATCTTATCGAGAGATAGCCCGAAAGACCGGCCGGGACCGGCGTACCGTCAAGAAATATGCCCAGAATCCTTTACTTATAACAGCATGCCGGTCGAAAGTGCATAGGTCCAGCATTTTGGATCCTTTTAGATCGACAGTCGAAAGCTGGCTAAACGAAGACTCGGGTTATCGCGCGACTTGGATTCTTGACCAATTGAGGAAACTGGGATACAGTGGCGGCTATACGATAGTCAAGGACCTGGTCCAGGAAATAAAGCAGGAGAACAGTCGTATAGCCTATATCCGCTTCGAGACCGGCCGGGATGGCAAGCTCAGGTGGATTTTGGTGATTTCAAAGTAGTCCATTCTGACGGCAGCGAGAAGACTCTTTACATGTTCAGCATGGTGCTTGGCTTTTCCCGTCAGATGTATTGCGAGTTTCTTGAGCGGTGCGACATGACCAGCTTTCTTGACGCTCACCAGCGTGCTTTCACCTATTTCGGGGGTATGCCGGCCGAAATACTCTACGACCGGATGCGAAATGTGTTTGTTGGGAAGCTCGCTGGCAGGAGCGAGTTCACGCAGGGGTTGATGACTCTCGCCGACCATTATGGCTTCACCCCGAAAGTCGCACCGGCTTATTCGCCCTGGGTAAAAGGCAAGGTCGAAAGGCCGATGGATTTCATCCGTGAGAGGTTCTGGAGAGGTTACTCATTCAGGGACATTGAGATGGCGAACAGAGACCTGCTCTTGTTCCTCGAAGAAAGTCTCACCGCATTCACGGCACTACCGGCGAACGCGTAGTAGATCGCTTCGAGTCTGAAAAAGCATTTCTTCTGTCTCTGCCGCCGAATGTTTGTGATGTATCCATGCGGTTGTATCGCAAGGTTGCCAAGGACTGTACAATAAGCGTGGAGGGCAGCAGGTATGAGGTGCCTTACAAGCTGGTTGGAAAGAAGATTGTGGTGAGGCTCAAGGATGGTGTGCTTCGTGTCTTTGATGGTGACGAGCTTATGGCAATGCATACACAGTCACCAACGAAATGCTAATCGTCCTGGCACCAGGATAGATGGTATGAAACCGGAGTAGCGAAGCCTGGGAACCTTTACATCTTTAAGCATGCCAAAGCGAGTGAGAATGTCTCTAGTTCGGTATCCATTCCTGTAGTCTTGTCTGGAATCACTGCGACCATATAGGCTGCAGCCTGTTTTGTGCTTTATCTCCCAGTCAAAGCTCTCCTCCAATACAAACTTAAGATTCTGGGTCACCAACTTTGAAAGATCACCAAATCTGCCGTCCTCTGCATCCTGAC
The Armatimonadota bacterium DNA segment above includes these coding regions:
- a CDS encoding type IV toxin-antitoxin system AbiEi family antitoxin domain-containing protein — its product is MKKRGPTASAREDAKRLIREKSGIIRTAEAIQAGIHPRTLYELRDAGELVQMSRGVYRLADQQPVSNIDVVTVAARIPRAVICLVSALAFHDITTQVPHTVSIALEKGAETPRLDYPPITVHRFSGDTLTQGIQEHKVDDVVVRVYSPEKTLADCFRFRNKLGMDVVLEALRLYKARKTFDIGELLKYARICRIENVMKPYIEAML
- a CDS encoding nucleotidyl transferase AbiEii/AbiGii toxin family protein; the protein is MNTRPIKNLPASIRQRLLNKAKADNRPFAELLQYYAMERFLYRLSQSQHANRFVLKGALLLRVWNSPATRPTMDIDMLGRTSNSESDIIAQFQDALQTDIEPDGLIFDTRTIQTERITEDADYKGIRVRFQGLLDSARVNMQIDIGFGDVVYPKPETSELPTILDSPVPRLLCYSRESAIAEKFEAMVKLRELNSRMKDFHDIWLLSRQFDYDGAVLSEAIRRTFSNRNMELTEEIVAFSEEFASEKQVQWTAFRKRLRVDDLPVEFSEIASVVRDFLAPVATALHSGEAFASSWIAPGPWVQ
- a CDS encoding transposase → MPNATASWGQDAEDGRFGDLSKLVTQNLKFVLEESFDWEIKHKTGCSLYGRSDSRQDYRNGYRTRDILTRFGMLKDVKVPRLRYSGFIPSILVPGRLAFRW
- a CDS encoding DDE-type integrase/transposase/recombinase encodes the protein MDFGDFKVVHSDGSEKTLYMFSMVLGFSRQMYCEFLERCDMTSFLDAHQRAFTYFGGMPAEILYDRMRNVFVGKLAGRSEFTQGLMTLADHYGFTPKVAPAYSPWVKGKVERPMDFIRERFWRGYSFRDIEMANRDLLLFLEESLTAFTALPANA
- a CDS encoding transposase, encoding MTLAVDDVLGDDVDHQLCWAYRMSRLADAVDEDDRAECVNDLRQVYRARNRSQALKAFSCWAAKWTHKYIGFAAELEKDLGKLLSFFSCPQSHWQYIRTNNPIERLNQDIRSRSYGWAGFQNRESCYRLLYGLFYQRNKDWKEIPKLDFTHYN